CGTGGGCGAGGTCGCGCACGAGGTCGCGGAAATCCACCCGCTCCTCGGCATTGAAGAGCACGGTGACCCGGCGGTGACGAGCATCGATCTCCACGTCCACCACCTTGAGCGTGAGCCCCCGCCCGCGCGCCCGGCGCCGGCACGTCTCGGCGTGCTCGAGCTCGAGGGCCCGCCGGTCGCGCCACTCGCGGATCTCGGCATCGCTGGCGCGTCGGAGCACGTGACGGTAGAGGCGACCACGCTTGAACTCGGGGAGGAGCCGCTTGGGCCGGCGCACCTCGCCGATCCCCGTCCCCTGCCCGGTCTCGACGGCCACCACATCGCCCACGCGCAGATCCACGTCGGTGGTCAGGTAGTCCTCGGCCTGGAGGGGCTCGCGCAGCCTTATGCCGATGAGGTACTGCGGCTCGGCCTCCGCGGTGTCAGCCGAGGTCGTCACTGTCTCGGTCGTATCGCTCATATCTTTACGCCGCCTTGTCTATGGATTTCGCTCGCCTCGGACGGTGGGGCCCCAGCCCCACGACGTCCTGCAGCTCGCACTTCTTGGAGTCGGCTCAGCAATACCTCGACGCTGAGCCGCGGGGAGACATTACCCTGGATGGCCTGCCAGGCCTCGCGACAGGCGCGAAGCCCGGCCACGACCTCGTCGAGCGTGCGACGAGAACCGTCTGGTTTCTCGATTTCGCCCGCCTGTGCGCAG
The genomic region above belongs to Candidatus Methylomirabilota bacterium and contains:
- the ricT gene encoding regulatory iron-sulfur-containing complex subunit RicT, with product MSDTTETVTTSADTAEAEPQYLIGIRLREPLQAEDYLTTDVDLRVGDVVAVETGQGTGIGEVRRPKRLLPEFKRGRLYRHVLRRASDAEIREWRDRRALELEHAETCRRRARGRGLTLKVVDVEIDARHRRVTVLFNAEERVDFRDLVRDLAHEFHSRIEMRQIGARDTTKLMDGIGPCGRQLCCSSYLKKFEPISVKMAKGQDMPLTDNRLLGNCGRLKCCLLYEFSTYEQLRKHLPKVGTACQADCGGQGCMTGKVRSLRVLKQAVVVGFQDGTEAEVPLEALTWEGRPHIQPL